A genomic region of Pontibaca methylaminivorans contains the following coding sequences:
- the msrA gene encoding peptide-methionine (S)-S-oxide reductase MsrA, translated as MSRTERAVLAGGCFWGMQDLFRRRPGVIATRVGYSGGDVPNATYRDHGNHAEALEVIFDPDVTGYRDILGFFFQIHDPTTPDRQGNDLGPSYRSAILFADERQEQTARETIRDVDASGLWPGLVVTELAPLGDFWEAEPEHQDYLERFPNGYTCHFIRPHWVLPRSAAS; from the coding sequence ATGAGCAGGACTGAACGCGCCGTCCTTGCCGGGGGCTGTTTCTGGGGCATGCAGGATCTGTTCCGCCGCCGTCCCGGCGTGATCGCGACCCGGGTCGGCTACAGCGGCGGCGACGTGCCGAACGCGACTTATCGCGATCACGGCAATCATGCCGAAGCGCTCGAGGTGATCTTCGACCCCGATGTGACGGGTTATCGCGACATCCTTGGCTTCTTCTTCCAGATCCACGACCCGACCACCCCCGACCGGCAGGGCAACGACCTCGGCCCGAGCTATCGTTCGGCGATCCTTTTCGCGGATGAACGGCAGGAACAAACCGCGCGCGAGACCATCCGCGACGTGGATGCTTCCGGGCTCTGGCCGGGGCTGGTTGTGACCGAACTCGCCCCGCTCGGCGATTTCTGGGAGGCCGAGCCCGAGCATCAGGATTATCTCGAACGGTTCCCGAACGGCTATACCTGCCATTTCATCCGTCCGCACTGGGTGCTCCCGCGGTCTGCGGCATCGTGA
- the msrB gene encoding peptide-methionine (R)-S-oxide reductase MsrB: protein MRYEKSAEAIAALSPEEYHVTQESGTERPGSGKLLHNREPGIYVDIVSGEPLFASGDKFDAGCGWPSFTRPIESAHVTEHGDHSLGMLRTEVRSAHGDSHLGHVFPDGPVDRGGLRYCINSAALRFIHRDDMEAEGYGAWLGRIGGGHEQD, encoded by the coding sequence ATGCGCTATGAAAAATCGGCAGAGGCCATCGCGGCGCTTTCGCCCGAGGAATATCACGTCACGCAGGAAAGCGGCACCGAGCGGCCGGGCAGCGGAAAGCTGCTGCACAACCGCGAACCGGGCATTTATGTCGATATCGTCTCGGGCGAGCCGCTGTTCGCGAGCGGCGACAAGTTCGACGCCGGCTGCGGCTGGCCGAGCTTTACCCGCCCGATTGAATCCGCCCATGTGACCGAACACGGCGACCACAGCCTTGGCATGTTGCGCACCGAGGTCCGCAGCGCCCATGGCGACAGCCATCTGGGCCATGTGTTCCCCGATGGCCCGGTGGATCGCGGGGGCCTGCGCTATTGCATCAATTCGGCGGCGCTGCGTTTCATCCACCGCGACGACATGGAGGCCGAAGGTTACGGCGCCTGGCTCGGCCGGATCGGGGGCGGGCATGAGCAGGACTGA
- a CDS encoding amidohydrolase has product MKTIDQIAALAPLMTEWRRDFHRHPELAFEETRTAGLVAQRLRDFGLAPVEGIGRTGVVAIVEGGAPGPSIALRADMDALPMQDESGREWRSSRDGVAHACGHDGHTAALLGVARHLAENPPARGRVVLIFQPAEENGLGARAMIRDGLIDRFPFDEVYGFHNMPLLAPGQAAVRSGATLNGYIVWEAEISGTGGHGAAFFKATDPVQAAARLATEISSIIGRYIDPADSALITVCSIEAGSSHNIIPATARLSGTARALDPEVLALLHSRLETACAGVAALTGCAIRCNRLTEVPPCINTPAGADHAAAACAAVLGAANVTRDQPAYPFTDDFALFLQAAAEGAYLFLGQESPMCHDPAYDFDDALLPVAASIFATLVRQRLG; this is encoded by the coding sequence TTGAAGACAATCGACCAGATCGCTGCCCTTGCCCCTCTCATGACCGAGTGGCGCCGTGATTTCCACCGCCACCCGGAGCTTGCCTTTGAAGAGACCCGCACCGCCGGCCTAGTGGCGCAGCGGCTGCGGGACTTCGGGCTCGCGCCGGTCGAGGGGATCGGCAGGACCGGGGTCGTGGCCATCGTCGAGGGAGGCGCGCCCGGCCCGTCGATCGCCCTGCGCGCCGACATGGATGCCCTGCCGATGCAGGACGAAAGCGGCCGGGAGTGGCGCTCGTCCCGGGATGGTGTCGCCCATGCCTGCGGTCATGACGGCCACACCGCCGCGCTGCTCGGGGTTGCGCGCCATCTGGCCGAAAACCCGCCCGCGCGGGGCCGCGTCGTGCTGATCTTTCAGCCGGCCGAGGAAAACGGGCTGGGCGCAAGGGCGATGATCCGGGACGGGCTGATCGACCGCTTCCCCTTTGACGAGGTATACGGGTTTCACAACATGCCGCTTCTGGCACCGGGACAGGCCGCGGTGCGCAGCGGCGCGACCCTGAACGGCTATATCGTGTGGGAGGCCGAGATTTCCGGCACCGGCGGCCACGGCGCCGCCTTTTTCAAGGCCACCGACCCGGTGCAGGCGGCAGCACGGCTCGCGACCGAGATTTCCTCGATCATTGGGCGGTATATCGACCCGGCCGACTCCGCGCTGATCACCGTCTGTTCGATCGAGGCCGGCAGTTCGCATAACATCATTCCCGCCACGGCGCGGCTTTCCGGCACGGCGCGGGCGCTCGACCCGGAGGTTCTGGCGCTGCTTCATTCCCGGCTCGAAACCGCCTGCGCCGGGGTGGCGGCGCTGACCGGCTGCGCCATCCGCTGCAATCGGCTGACCGAGGTTCCGCCCTGCATCAACACGCCCGCGGGCGCGGATCATGCGGCCGCCGCCTGTGCCGCCGTGCTGGGCGCCGCCAATGTCACGCGCGACCAGCCCGCCTATCCGTTCACGGATGATTTCGCCCTGTTCCTGCAGGCCGCCGCCGAGGGCGCCTATCTGTTTCTCGGGCAGGAAAGCCCCATGTGCCATGATCCGGCCTATGACTTCGACGATGCGCTGCTTCCGGTGGCCGCAAGCATCTTCGCGACGCTGGTGCGGCAGCGGCTCGGCTGA
- the fabB gene encoding beta-ketoacyl-ACP synthase I, with protein sequence MRRVVITGLGIVSSIGNNVPEVLASLRAGRSGIEAVPEMAEHGFRSRIAGTIKLDPAEHVDKRTMRFMGPGAAYAHIAMTEAIRDAGLEEGDIVNPRTGVIAGSGGPSTSAMFAAHQSVLKTGVTKRIGPFAVPKCMSSTISANLATAFGIRGVNYSITSACSTSLHCIGSAVEQIQLGKQDVMFAGGGEELDWTLSCLFDAMGAMSSKYNDTPERASRAFDAGRDGFVISGGGGILVLEDLDHALARGATIHAEVTGYAATSDGHDMVAPSGEGGERAMRLALETLPEARRIGYINAHGTSTPVGDVGEVEAVRRVFGEGTTPPISSTKSMTGHAQGAAGALEAVFSLLMLKHDFIAPSINIENLDPALDPSEIASTLVENAGLDSVMTNSFGFGGTNGSMILSRYQG encoded by the coding sequence ATGCGCCGCGTCGTCATCACAGGTCTGGGCATCGTTTCCTCGATCGGGAACAACGTGCCGGAAGTGCTTGCCTCGCTGCGGGCCGGGCGCTCGGGGATCGAGGCGGTGCCGGAAATGGCCGAGCACGGCTTCCGCAGCCGCATCGCCGGCACGATCAAGCTCGACCCCGCCGAACATGTGGACAAGCGCACCATGCGCTTCATGGGGCCGGGTGCCGCCTATGCCCATATCGCCATGACCGAGGCGATCCGCGACGCCGGGCTTGAAGAGGGCGACATCGTCAATCCGCGCACCGGCGTCATCGCCGGGTCGGGCGGGCCCTCGACCAGCGCCATGTTCGCGGCACACCAGAGCGTGCTCAAGACCGGCGTGACCAAGCGGATCGGCCCCTTCGCGGTGCCGAAATGCATGTCCTCGACCATCTCGGCCAATCTGGCCACGGCCTTCGGCATCCGCGGCGTCAACTATTCGATCACCAGCGCCTGTTCGACCAGCCTGCACTGCATCGGCAGCGCGGTCGAGCAGATCCAGCTCGGCAAGCAGGACGTGATGTTCGCCGGCGGCGGCGAGGAGCTCGACTGGACGCTGTCCTGCCTGTTCGATGCCATGGGCGCGATGTCGTCGAAATACAACGACACGCCCGAACGGGCGAGCCGCGCTTTTGATGCCGGACGCGACGGGTTCGTGATCTCGGGCGGCGGTGGCATTCTCGTGCTCGAGGATCTGGACCATGCGCTTGCCCGCGGTGCGACGATCCATGCCGAGGTGACGGGTTACGCGGCGACCAGCGACGGGCACGACATGGTTGCCCCGTCCGGCGAAGGGGGCGAGCGCGCCATGCGGCTTGCGCTCGAAACCCTGCCCGAGGCGCGGCGCATCGGCTATATCAACGCCCATGGCACCAGCACCCCGGTCGGCGACGTCGGCGAGGTCGAGGCGGTGCGGCGCGTCTTCGGCGAGGGAACGACCCCGCCCATCAGTTCGACCAAATCCATGACCGGCCATGCGCAGGGCGCGGCCGGCGCGCTCGAGGCGGTGTTCAGCCTCCTGATGCTCAAGCATGATTTCATCGCGCCTTCGATCAACATCGAAAACCTCGATCCGGCGCTCGATCCATCCGAGATCGCCAGCACCCTGGTCGAGAATGCCGGGCTCGACAGCGTGATGACCAACAGCTTCGGATTCGGCGGAACCAACGGTTCGATGATCCTCTCCAGGTATCAGGGATAA
- a CDS encoding non-ribosomal peptide synthetase — protein sequence MTTQSGAARSVTLEQLRADIIAMLDEDPETVADDANLLDLGLDSMRAMNLAMHWDEAGVALDFADLGEAPTIAGLWALLCARDPGAAADTGPAEAEPLTEAQTGLWYSQRLDPANPIFNTGQYLDLRGPLDVAAFRAAVDQVGEEAAALSLRFEDGPDGPVQRLDPDRRPRLAVIDLSGEPAPEEAALAAIRADMNTPVDPVEGALAAQVLYRLGPERHLWSQRVHHLVNDGYGMVLLTARVAELYAAAFDPGARPGSPLAPLAGVWAEDRAYRDSAERAEDARWWRGAMEGMEEVTGMAPGRAVTAHGFHRFARPLAETTRSGLVALSQSLRLGWPDVLTGLVAGYCRRFAGTDEIVVGVPHMGRFGSASARVPATVMNVLPLRITPDETAPLGDYLAATAAMTAQARRHGRYRSEQLRRDLGLLGGNRRLYGPLVNVQPYDKPPHFPGLDVTLHVTGTGPVEDISFTFRGDAASGLSIEVDSNPDLYSVEDTAAHGERLAEFLANALGAERLADVPTATRDEVWNELDGFNRTAHPVEDTTLAALIERSMRATPEAEALRFEGQSLSYGDLDRRSAALADALRERGVGAETVVAVALPRSLELVIALVAVLRAGGAYLPLDLDHPAERIATILKSAAPVVVLAQDDAHGLYGERLLPPARWSDIPAADPAAGLPEPQPDDAAYVIYTSGSTGDPKGVVVTHRAIVNRLIWMGEFYGIDAQDRILQKTPATFDVSVWEFFLAFIRGGTLVVAPPDAHRDPVTIATLIREQGITTLHFVPSMLAAFLDAPESQGLSVARVFCSGEELPADLRERFHKRLRAELHNLYGPTEAAVDVSYWPAGPDDRSRPVPIGFPVWNTQLVILDDRGHPVPPGVVGNLYLGGVQLARGYLGRPDLTAERFIDNPFRPGERLYMTGDLARRRADGAVLFLGRSDHQVKIRGLRIELGEIEAAIAASGLTRGVIVLAHDGRLAAYVVPEPGYAPEALRAMLAARLPDYMVPAAFVALDSMPVTSNGKLDRKALPAPRFESAGGDAPKTPTERTLAALYADLLGMDAAQIGRADDFFALGGDSLSAVRLMLRMREEWGDAPGLAALFEYPDIATLAARIDAGAGQVAGDDGLAPLITLTRGAEDRDPLFMVHPAGGICWGYRTLARALSPHRTVHGLQAPALDPDVPVPDSIEALAADYARRIRDTHPEGRCHVAGWSVGGILAQAIAVELQDAGREVGLVAMLDSYPAECWRAEPEPTESQALRALLAIAGHDPERYPHLTTREQILAFLREGESALGNLPPRALEGVVRVVLETNRLVRGHHHRRYDGVLTHVRAAHDHKTRPHLTPSLWEPYGAALDVVSVPFLHPQLTGAEASAMIAPALSERMEQATPAAGAARRQA from the coding sequence ATGACCACGCAATCCGGGGCCGCGCGATCCGTGACGCTCGAACAGTTGCGGGCCGATATCATTGCCATGCTCGACGAGGATCCGGAAACGGTCGCGGACGATGCCAACCTGCTCGATCTGGGGCTCGATTCGATGCGGGCCATGAACCTTGCCATGCACTGGGACGAGGCGGGGGTCGCGCTCGACTTTGCCGATCTTGGCGAGGCGCCGACCATCGCCGGGCTCTGGGCGCTGCTTTGCGCGCGCGACCCGGGCGCTGCCGCCGACACGGGCCCGGCCGAGGCCGAGCCGCTGACCGAGGCGCAGACCGGGCTCTGGTATTCGCAGCGCCTCGACCCGGCCAACCCGATCTTCAACACCGGGCAGTATCTCGACCTGCGCGGCCCGCTCGATGTCGCGGCCTTCCGGGCGGCGGTCGATCAGGTCGGCGAGGAGGCCGCGGCGCTGTCGCTGCGCTTCGAGGACGGCCCCGACGGCCCGGTTCAGCGCCTCGACCCCGACCGGCGCCCGCGCCTCGCCGTGATCGACCTGTCGGGCGAGCCCGCGCCCGAGGAAGCGGCGCTTGCCGCGATCCGCGCCGACATGAACACGCCCGTCGATCCGGTCGAAGGGGCGCTTGCCGCGCAGGTGCTCTATCGTCTCGGGCCGGAGCGGCATCTCTGGTCGCAGCGCGTGCATCATCTGGTCAACGACGGCTATGGCATGGTGCTGCTGACGGCGCGGGTGGCGGAACTCTATGCGGCGGCGTTCGATCCCGGGGCGCGCCCCGGATCGCCGCTGGCGCCGCTGGCCGGGGTCTGGGCCGAGGACCGCGCCTATCGCGATTCGGCCGAGCGGGCGGAAGATGCGCGCTGGTGGCGGGGCGCGATGGAGGGCATGGAGGAAGTGACCGGCATGGCGCCCGGGCGCGCGGTCACGGCGCATGGCTTCCACCGTTTTGCGCGGCCCCTGGCGGAGACGACCCGCAGCGGTCTTGTCGCCCTGTCGCAAAGCCTGCGCCTTGGCTGGCCCGATGTCCTGACCGGGCTGGTCGCGGGGTATTGCCGCCGCTTTGCCGGCACCGATGAAATCGTGGTCGGCGTGCCTCATATGGGCCGGTTCGGCAGCGCCTCGGCCCGGGTTCCGGCGACGGTCATGAATGTCCTGCCGCTGCGGATCACGCCCGACGAGACGGCCCCGCTTGGCGATTATCTTGCGGCCACCGCCGCCATGACCGCGCAGGCGCGCCGGCATGGTCGTTACCGCAGCGAGCAGTTGCGCCGCGATCTCGGGCTGCTCGGCGGCAACCGCCGGCTTTACGGGCCGCTCGTCAACGTGCAGCCCTATGACAAGCCGCCGCATTTCCCGGGGCTCGATGTGACGCTTCATGTGACCGGTACCGGCCCGGTCGAGGACATCAGCTTTACCTTCCGGGGTGATGCCGCCAGCGGGCTTTCGATCGAGGTCGATTCCAACCCGGATCTCTACAGTGTCGAGGACACGGCCGCTCATGGCGAACGGCTGGCGGAGTTTCTCGCGAATGCGCTGGGGGCGGAGCGGCTGGCCGATGTGCCGACCGCAACCCGCGACGAGGTGTGGAACGAACTCGACGGCTTCAACCGGACCGCGCATCCGGTCGAGGACACCACGCTCGCCGCGCTGATCGAGCGCAGCATGCGCGCAACACCCGAGGCCGAGGCGCTGCGCTTCGAGGGACAATCGCTCAGCTATGGCGACCTTGACCGTCGCAGCGCCGCACTGGCCGATGCCCTGCGCGAAAGGGGTGTCGGCGCGGAAACGGTGGTCGCCGTCGCCCTGCCGCGCTCGCTCGAACTTGTCATCGCGCTGGTCGCGGTGCTGCGCGCGGGGGGCGCCTATCTGCCGCTCGACCTCGACCATCCGGCCGAACGCATCGCGACCATCCTGAAAAGCGCCGCCCCCGTGGTGGTGCTGGCGCAGGACGATGCCCACGGCCTTTATGGCGAACGGCTGCTGCCACCGGCGCGCTGGAGCGATATCCCCGCAGCCGACCCCGCTGCCGGACTGCCGGAACCGCAGCCCGATGATGCGGCCTATGTCATCTATACCAGCGGCTCGACCGGGGATCCCAAGGGGGTCGTGGTCACGCATCGCGCCATCGTCAACCGCCTGATCTGGATGGGCGAGTTCTACGGAATCGATGCGCAGGACCGGATCCTGCAGAAGACCCCCGCCACCTTTGACGTGTCGGTCTGGGAATTCTTCCTTGCCTTCATCCGTGGCGGAACGCTGGTCGTGGCCCCGCCCGATGCGCATCGCGACCCCGTGACTATTGCCACGCTGATCCGCGAGCAGGGGATCACGACGCTGCATTTCGTGCCCTCCATGCTGGCGGCCTTTCTCGATGCGCCGGAATCGCAGGGTCTCTCCGTGGCCCGCGTCTTCTGCAGCGGTGAGGAACTGCCCGCCGACCTGCGGGAGCGGTTCCACAAGCGCCTGCGGGCCGAACTGCACAACCTTTACGGCCCGACCGAGGCGGCGGTGGACGTGAGCTACTGGCCGGCCGGCCCCGATGACCGCTCGCGCCCGGTGCCGATCGGGTTCCCGGTCTGGAACACGCAGCTCGTGATTCTGGATGACCGGGGGCATCCGGTGCCGCCGGGGGTGGTCGGGAACCTCTATCTTGGCGGCGTGCAACTGGCGCGGGGTTATCTCGGGCGGCCGGACCTCACGGCCGAGCGGTTCATCGACAACCCGTTCCGTCCGGGCGAGCGGCTTTACATGACCGGAGATCTGGCCCGGCGGCGCGCGGACGGGGCGGTGCTGTTCCTCGGGCGTTCGGACCATCAGGTCAAGATACGGGGCTTGAGGATCGAACTGGGCGAGATCGAGGCGGCGATTGCCGCATCCGGCCTGACCCGAGGTGTTATCGTGCTGGCCCATGACGGGCGGCTTGCGGCCTATGTCGTGCCCGAGCCGGGCTATGCGCCCGAGGCGCTGCGCGCGATGCTGGCGGCGCGGCTGCCCGATTACATGGTGCCCGCGGCCTTCGTGGCGCTGGATTCGATGCCGGTCACCAGCAATGGCAAGCTCGACCGGAAGGCCCTGCCGGCGCCCCGTTTCGAAAGCGCCGGGGGCGATGCGCCGAAAACACCGACCGAGCGGACGCTGGCCGCGCTCTATGCGGATCTTCTCGGGATGGATGCGGCGCAGATCGGCCGGGCGGACGATTTCTTTGCCCTTGGCGGTGATTCCCTGTCTGCGGTGCGGCTCATGCTGCGGATGCGCGAGGAATGGGGAGACGCGCCGGGGCTGGCGGCCCTGTTCGAATATCCCGATATCGCCACCCTGGCCGCGCGGATCGACGCAGGGGCAGGGCAGGTGGCCGGGGACGACGGGCTCGCACCGCTCATCACCCTGACCCGCGGCGCGGAGGATCGCGATCCCCTGTTCATGGTGCACCCGGCCGGCGGGATCTGCTGGGGCTATCGCACGCTGGCCCGCGCCCTGTCGCCGCACCGCACGGTGCACGGCCTGCAGGCGCCCGCGCTTGATCCCGATGTGCCCGTGCCCGATAGCATCGAGGCGCTGGCCGCGGATTATGCGCGCCGCATCCGCGACACCCACCCCGAGGGGCGCTGCCATGTCGCCGGCTGGTCGGTCGGGGGCATCCTCGCCCAGGCGATCGCGGTTGAACTGCAGGACGCCGGGCGTGAGGTCGGCCTTGTCGCCATGCTCGATTCCTACCCGGCCGAATGCTGGCGGGCCGAGCCCGAGCCGACCGAAAGCCAGGCCCTGCGCGCATTGCTTGCCATCGCGGGGCACGATCCCGAACGCTATCCGCACCTGACGACCCGCGAGCAGATCCTCGCCTTCCTGCGCGAGGGCGAAAGCGCGCTCGGCAACCTGCCGCCGCGGGCGCTCGAAGGCGTGGTGCGGGTGGTGCTCGAAACCAACCGGCTGGTGCGGGGCCACCATCACCGCCGCTACGACGGTGTGCTGACCCATGTCCGGGCCGCCCATGACCACAAGACCCGCCCGCATCTGACGCCGTCGCTCTGGGAACCCTATGGCGCGGCGCTCGATGTGGTTTCGGTTCCGTTCCTGCACCCGCAACTGACCGGTGCCGAGGCAAGCGCCATGATCGCGCCCGCCCTGTCCGAGCGGATGGAGCAGGCAACACCGGCAGCCGGCGCGGCGCGGCGACAGGCATGA
- a CDS encoding 2,3-dihydro-2,3-dihydroxybenzoate dehydrogenase gives MNRDTGLAGRIAFVTGAGGGIGAALVRLLRSEGARVVASDLAVPALEGDDIWPAALDITDSTAVEALVDQVEQSWGPIEFGANVAGVLATDTVLETSDADWRRVFDVNTHGVFHVGRALGRRMAARRRGSIVVVGSNAAGVPRHAMAAYAASKAAAHMFTRCLGIELGPLGVRCNIVAPGSTLTPMQTGMWADDQGAARVIAGQPGTFKAGIPLGKLAVPEEVAEAVLFLLSDRASHITMADLYVDGGATLRA, from the coding sequence ATGAACCGGGACACGGGCCTTGCCGGGCGGATCGCTTTCGTCACCGGCGCCGGTGGCGGGATCGGTGCGGCGCTCGTGCGGCTGCTGCGCAGCGAGGGCGCGCGGGTCGTGGCGAGCGATCTTGCCGTGCCGGCGCTTGAGGGTGATGATATCTGGCCGGCCGCGCTTGACATAACCGACAGCACCGCGGTCGAGGCGCTCGTGGATCAGGTCGAACAGAGTTGGGGGCCGATCGAATTCGGGGCGAATGTCGCCGGTGTTCTGGCGACGGATACCGTTCTGGAGACCAGTGACGCGGACTGGCGGCGGGTGTTCGATGTGAACACCCATGGCGTGTTCCATGTCGGGCGCGCGCTCGGGCGGCGCATGGCGGCGCGGCGGCGGGGCAGCATCGTGGTCGTGGGCTCGAACGCGGCCGGCGTGCCGCGCCATGCCATGGCGGCCTATGCCGCGTCGAAGGCTGCGGCGCATATGTTCACCCGCTGTCTCGGCATTGAACTCGGGCCGCTGGGCGTGCGCTGCAACATCGTGGCGCCGGGTTCGACGCTTACGCCGATGCAGACCGGCATGTGGGCCGACGATCAGGGCGCCGCGCGGGTGATCGCCGGGCAGCCCGGGACCTTCAAGGCCGGGATCCCGCTTGGCAAGCTCGCGGTGCCGGAAGAGGTGGCCGAGGCGGTGCTCTTCCTGCTCTCGGACCGGGCAAGCCACATCACCATGGCGGATCTTTATGTCGATGGCGGGGCAACGCTCCGGGCGTGA
- a CDS encoding alpha/beta fold hydrolase, which yields MASFDTSDGLSLYYEDTGHGPALLCLAGLTRNCRDFDHVAPHLAGCRVIRMDYRGRGDSAYDADFRNYSIPREAGDALELLDHLGLERAVILGTSRGGLIAMALAMIAPARLSGVILNDIGPVIEPAGLARILDRLGRPPEARSLEDAAHALARDNAAKFPGVPLDRWREEARARYRKGPGGLVLRYDPHLRDAVAAAGADSSAADAPDPWALFDALRPLPLGVIRGANSDILSAETLRQMQLRHPDMVSATVPDRGHVPFLDEPPTLGVIRAVTDAVKARGG from the coding sequence ATGGCGAGCTTCGACACAAGCGACGGGCTCTCGCTCTATTACGAGGACACGGGCCATGGCCCTGCCCTGCTCTGCCTTGCCGGCCTGACCCGCAACTGCCGCGATTTCGACCATGTCGCGCCGCATCTCGCGGGCTGCCGTGTCATCCGCATGGATTATCGCGGGCGGGGCGACTCCGCCTATGACGCCGATTTCCGCAACTATTCGATCCCGCGCGAGGCCGGGGATGCGCTTGAACTGCTCGATCATCTCGGGCTTGAGCGGGCGGTGATCCTCGGCACGTCGCGGGGCGGGCTGATCGCCATGGCGCTTGCGATGATTGCCCCGGCGCGGCTTTCGGGTGTGATCCTGAACGACATCGGCCCGGTGATCGAACCGGCGGGGCTTGCGCGGATTCTGGACCGCCTCGGCCGCCCGCCCGAGGCCCGCAGCCTTGAGGACGCCGCGCATGCACTGGCGCGGGACAATGCGGCGAAATTCCCGGGCGTTCCCCTTGACCGCTGGCGGGAGGAGGCAAGGGCGCGCTACCGCAAGGGGCCGGGCGGGCTCGTGCTGCGGTACGACCCGCATCTGCGCGACGCGGTGGCGGCAGCCGGCGCGGACAGCAGCGCGGCGGATGCACCCGACCCATGGGCGCTGTTCGATGCACTCCGCCCGCTGCCGCTCGGCGTGATCCGGGGCGCGAATTCCGACATCCTTTCGGCCGAAACGCTGCGGCAGATGCAACTCCGGCACCCCGACATGGTCAGCGCAACCGTGCCGGACCGGGGTCATGTGCCCTTCCTTGACGAGCCGCCCACGCTCGGGGTGATCCGTGCCGTCACGGATGCCGTGAAAGCGCGCGGCGGCTGA
- a CDS encoding cobalamin-binding protein gives MRVFPPERIVCLTAETVEVLYLLGEEARIIGVTGFATRPARVRREKPRVSGFSSADISAITALEPDLVLSFCDIQADITAALLREGVAVMAFNQQDLRGILAMIRHVGALVGCPGRADDLARGYEARLAEVAARAEGRARPLVYFEEWDDPMITAVRWVSELIGIAGGREAFPDLVTRGKAMERVVTPEQVAAARPDVILGSWCGKKLRPERMAARPGWDTIPAVRNGRIHEISSSLILQPGPAALTDGLDAIIEALG, from the coding sequence ATGCGTGTTTTCCCCCCCGAACGGATCGTCTGCCTGACGGCGGAAACGGTCGAGGTGCTTTACCTGCTGGGCGAAGAGGCGCGTATCATTGGCGTCACAGGCTTTGCCACCCGCCCCGCGCGGGTGCGGCGCGAAAAGCCCCGGGTCTCGGGATTTTCCTCGGCGGATATTTCGGCGATCACCGCGCTTGAACCTGATCTCGTGCTGAGCTTCTGCGATATTCAGGCCGACATCACCGCCGCGCTTCTGCGCGAGGGCGTGGCGGTCATGGCCTTCAACCAGCAGGATCTGCGCGGCATTCTTGCCATGATCCGCCATGTCGGCGCGCTGGTCGGTTGTCCCGGGCGGGCCGACGACCTTGCGCGCGGATACGAGGCGCGCCTTGCCGAGGTCGCCGCCCGGGCCGAGGGGCGGGCAAGGCCGCTGGTCTATTTCGAGGAATGGGACGACCCCATGATAACGGCCGTGCGCTGGGTGTCGGAACTGATCGGCATCGCGGGCGGGCGCGAGGCGTTCCCGGATCTTGTGACCAGGGGCAAGGCCATGGAGCGCGTGGTGACGCCCGAACAGGTGGCGGCGGCGCGCCCCGATGTCATTCTAGGCTCCTGGTGCGGCAAGAAGCTGCGCCCGGAGCGGATGGCGGCGCGCCCGGGCTGGGACACGATCCCGGCGGTTCGCAATGGCCGCATCCACGAGATCAGCTCCTCGCTGATCCTCCAGCCCGGCCCGGCGGCGCTGACCGACGGGCTCGACGCGATCATCGAGGCGCTGGGCTGA
- a CDS encoding enoyl-ACP reductase FabI encodes MMQPLAGKRGLIMGVANDHSIAWGIARAMSAAGAELAFSHQGAAFGRRLEPLAESLGSTLLIDVDVTDDAALDAGFAELAGRWETIDFVVHAIAYSDKSELTGRFLDTSRANFLHSLEISAYSFIEVARRSHPLMRENGGTLITLTYQGSNRVIPNYNVMGVAKAALESATRYLANDLGPEGIRVNAISPGPMRTLAGAAIGGARKTYRFTEQNAPLRSNATLEAVGGTAVWLASDAGAFTSGEIIHVDGGYHVLGMPQPESM; translated from the coding sequence ATGATGCAGCCACTGGCCGGGAAACGCGGCCTGATCATGGGCGTCGCCAACGACCATTCGATCGCATGGGGAATTGCACGGGCCATGAGCGCGGCCGGCGCGGAACTGGCCTTCAGCCATCAGGGCGCCGCCTTCGGCCGCCGCCTCGAACCGCTTGCGGAAAGCCTGGGCTCGACGCTGCTGATCGACGTCGACGTGACGGATGACGCGGCGCTCGACGCGGGGTTTGCCGAACTGGCCGGCCGCTGGGAAACCATTGATTTCGTGGTCCACGCGATCGCCTATTCGGACAAGTCCGAACTCACCGGGCGTTTCCTCGACACGAGCCGGGCGAATTTCCTCCATTCGCTGGAAATCAGCGCCTATTCCTTCATCGAGGTCGCCCGGCGCAGCCATCCCCTGATGCGCGAGAATGGCGGGACGCTCATCACGCTCACCTATCAGGGCAGCAACCGGGTGATCCCGAATTACAACGTGATGGGGGTGGCGAAGGCCGCGCTCGAATCCGCGACGCGCTATCTGGCAAACGACCTCGGGCCCGAGGGCATCCGCGTCAACGCGATTTCTCCGGGCCCCATGCGCACCCTGGCCGGTGCCGCCATCGGCGGTGCGCGCAAGACCTACCGGTTCACCGAGCAGAACGCGCCGCTGCGCAGCAACGCGACGCTGGAGGCCGTGGGCGGTACGGCGGTCTGGCTGGCGTCGGATGCCGGCGCCTTCACGAGCGGCGAAATCATCCATGTCGATGGTGGCTATCACGTGCTCGGCATGCCGCAGCCCGAATCCATGTGA